The proteins below come from a single Triticum aestivum cultivar Chinese Spring chromosome 5D, IWGSC CS RefSeq v2.1, whole genome shotgun sequence genomic window:
- the LOC123119137 gene encoding short integuments 2, mitochondrial isoform X2, which produces MRGLTRAGKRASEMAFNAGGGAINWFPGHMAAASRAIRDRLKLADLVIEVRDARIPLSSANEDLQPVLSAKRRILALNKKDLANPNIMNMWLDHFQSCKQDCISLNAHSSNSINQLLGLVELKLREAILKEPTLLVMVVGVPNVGKSALINSIHRIANSRFPVNDKMKRARVGPLPGVTQDIAGYKIASQPSIYVLDTPGVLVPSIPDMETGLKLALTGAVKDSVVGEERIAKYLLSLLNIRKTPLHWERLLHRREEFDEDPDDSCEKGSRGSVRRRQRFNNSDALYVQLACQLTW; this is translated from the exons ATGCGGGGTCTAACGCGTGCGGGAAAGCGCGCCAGTGAGATGGCCTTCAACGCCGGCGGCGGAGCCATCAACTGGTTCCCCGGCCACATGGCTGCCGCCTCACGCGCCATCCGCGACCGCCTCAAGCTCGCCGACCTCGTCATCGAGGTCCGCGACGCCCGC ATTCCGTTATCCTCAGCAAACGAAGACCTTCAGCCGGTTCTCTCAGCTAAGAGGCGCATCCTTGCTCTAAACAAGAAAGATCTAGCGAATCCCAATATAATGAAT ATGTGGCTTGATCATTTTCAATCATGTAAGCAAGATTGCATCTCATTAAATGCACACAGCAGCAACTCTATTAATCAG CTGCTTGGGCTTGTGGAGTTGAAACTAAGGGAAGCAATCTTGAAAGAGCCCACACTTCTTGTTATGGTAGTTGGTGTCCCCAATGTTGGAAAGTCTGCACTCATTAATTCCATTCATAGAATTGCCAATTCCAGATTTCCAG TGAACGATAAGATGAAGCGGGCTAGAGTTGGACCTCTCCCTGGAGTTACACAAGACATTGCAGGATATAAG ATTGCAAGCCAGCCGAGCATCTACGTGCTTGATACACCAGGTGTTCTAGTGCCAAGCATTCCAGACATGGAAACAGGTCTAAAGCTTGCTCTGACAG GAGCTGTTAAAGATTCGGTGGTTGGAGAGGAGCGTATAGCCAAATATTTATTATCTCTTCTTAATATTAGAAAAACCCCTCTACATTGGGAGCGATTGCTACACAGAAGAGAAGAATTTGATGAAGATCCAGATGACAGTTGTGAAAAAGGGTCTAGAGGTTCAGTGCGGAGGAGGCAGCGTTTTAACAATTCAGATGCCTTGTATGTTCAG CTAGCTTGTCAGTTGACATGGTAG